TGACCCAAGGGCAAAAAGTTTTGGCCAATTATTGGAAGATGCTAAACGTCCACTCTCTCCAGGATGTGCTAAGTTCTCAAAGTTATCATTCATTGTGAAATTGTTGCATATAAGGACAATTGGGGGGTGGAGTGTTAAGTCATTTGACATGCTACTAAAGTTGTTGAAAACTTCTTTTCCGGATGCAGTTTTGCCTGAATCATGCCGCGAGTCACGAAGGATGGAGCAGGCCCTTGGTTTTGGTTACATAAAAATTGATGTATGTCCAAATGATTGTATACTATACTGGAAAGAAAATTCTGACAGGTATGATTGTCCCAAATGTAGTATGTCAAGATGGGTAACCCGCACCACTAAACAGAAAAAAATCCCCCACAAATTTCTTCGATATTTTCCATTAACACCAAGATTGAAAAGGTTGTTCATGTCGAAAGATACAGCTGTAGCCATGCGGTGGCACAAAGAAGAAGGCATTGACGATTCGAATGTGATGAGACATCCACATGACTCAGTTgggtggaaggaatttgatcaaAAGCATCTATCATTTTCTCTTGATGCTCGTAATGTGCGCCTTGGTCTAGCCagtgatggattcaaccctttcaATAATATGAGCAAACCTTATAGTGTATGGCCAGTAATACTTGTCCCTTACAACCTGCCGCCATGGTTGTGCATGAAAGACCAGTTCTTCATGCTGTCTCTTTTAATTCCTGGACCAAAGGCACCAGGCAATGAGATCGATGTGTATTTGCGGCCTCTTATTGATGAATTGAATGACTTGTGGGAAACTGGTGTTGAGACGTATGATGCATCGAGAAAACAATCTTTTCAATTACATGCAGCATTATTATGGACGATTAATGACTTCCCCGCATATGGAAAtctttctgggtggagcacGAAAGGAAAATTGCCATGTCCAACTTGTAATGCTGATACTGAATCTTTGTGGTTGAAATATGGtaaaaacattgttatatgggtcATCGTCGTTTCCTATCTCTAGAACATACTTGGAGGAAGAAAAAGGCTAATTTTAATGGCAATACTGATCACCGCAACCCACCTTCTGAATTATCTGGCCATGATCTACTGGATCAACTAAGTAATGTTGGGGATGTATTATTTGGAAAAGGTGGAAGGAAGAGAAAGCGAAGACCCgatgaattgaattggacaaaaacaAGTATCTTTTTCCAgttaccttattggtcaacaTTGAAAATTCGACATAATCTTgacgtaatgcatattgagaagaacattTGTGACAACATGTTGGGAACTTTGATGGCGATtccaggaaaaacaaaagattcaATTAATGCACGTAGGGACTTGTCCATTCTTGGTATAAAGAAGGAATTACATTTACAAGAACATGGACAAAAACTTGTTATGCCACCTGCGTGTTACACGTTGCATGGAGATGAGAGGAGAAGTTTTTGCCAGTGGCTACAAGCTGTGAAATTTCCAGATGGATTTGCTGCAAATATTGCTAGATGTGTAACGTTAAATGGTTGTAAAATATCAGGAATGaagagtcatgattgtcatattttcCTCCAAAGACTACTTCCTGTATCTATTGCCGGGTACCTGTGACCTGACATCAGATTGGCTTTGACTGAACTAAGCTCATTTTTTGGACAATTGTTCACACGCACATTGGATGTAGATGTCTTGAAGCGGCTTGAGAATGATATACCAATCATCCTTTGCAAACTTGAGATGATACTCccaccttcattctttgatgtaatggtgcACCTATCTATTCATCTACCACGTGAGGCATTGTATGCAGGGCCTGTaaaatataggtggatgtatccgTTTGAGAGGTATTTGGGAAAATTTAAGCGTTATGTCCGAAACAAGGCTCGTGCTGAAGGCTCAATTGCCAAGGCTTACATTCACATCGAGTGCTTGACTTTTTGTTCGATATATCTCCATGATATCGAAACTAGATATCATAGAGAAGAGCACAATGTTGATGTTTGTGAAGGATGTAACAAATCAGATTTTTCAATATTCACACAAAAGGTAAGGCCATTGGGTGCTTCAAGTCCAACTCGACCAGATAATAAAACATTTACCAAACTATGTTGGTATGTCCTCAACAATTGTCCTGAGATTACCGTCTACCTTGAGTAAGTATCGTCTTTTAATTTGCTTAATTGTTGCCTCTTACCGCATTTGCCtatttgcatgaataaagtcCATTGGTgacaatattttgtttttatgcaTTAATGCAGGGAGCATTATAACATATTGAAAGACGAAGGTGTAATTAACATTGATGATGTGCACGAAAATCAATTCCCGTTATGGTTCAAGGAGCGCGTGAGTGCCTTGTTTCTAACATGCTGTGGGCCAAATCTAGGGCCTTTGCTGTTTTGTCCaattttatacaactaacacTTTGTTAATCTGAACCAGATTAGGCAATTGCGTAATTCAGTCCCCGATGAGGTGTCCGATGATCTTTACGCACTAGCATGTGGACCTGACCTGTGGGTTGCATCATATACTGGGTGCATTATGAATGGAACTACGTTCCACACAAAGCAACGTGAAGAACATCGTCTTACACAAAACAGTGGTGTGCTTGTTCCTGGAGATCATCAAGGTAGGCCTATTGACTTCTACGAAGTAGTAATGGACATCATCGAGCTCAACTATCTAGGATGGCATCATGTATATttgttcaaatgtgattggtttgatgtaTGTGATATGAGAAGAGGAGTTCATGTTGGCAATCACTTTACAAGTCTCGACTCAACTCGCAAATGTTACAAGGACGACCCTTTTGTACTTGCATGCCAAGCATCCCAAGTCTTTTATCTGAAAGATACGAGTTTAGGGAGAAATTGGCTAGTAGTACAGAAGGTCACTAGTAGGAATGTTTATGACATCCCCAGCACAACAGTTGGGGATGACGATGATGATGAATTGCCTAAGGATGAAGCATACCAGGATGAAGAATATTCTCCACCAGCTCATTTTGTACATCAAGATGATACATGCGTTGATATGCCTTTGCATCGATTAGATATAGACCCCATTGTACTTGATGAGACAGTTATGTTACACCACCCCGATCCAAGAGTTGATGAGGATGAGTTTCTTAGTAACGAGTCACCCTCGGATGAGAGTGGCTCATATTGTGACAATACATCAGAGTCAAGCGAAGAGGATGGAGATGATGATCATGAAACTGACTCTAATGATTAAGTAAGCattctttgtttatataatgtTTGATAGATAATGTGTCCAAGGTTAAATATGTTTACAGCCCCCTATAGATAGCATTCTTATTAGCTAACATATATATGTTCCTGTGTGTGTAAaagtgcatgtgtgtgtgtgtgtaccaTGCATAAGTATGAAAATGTGATGGAGAAATGTGTATGTCCATTAATAGGTACATACATAAACTGTTTTTCATTTGGTAGGTTCATTGAAAAGGTGACAACTCAGACCCACTGAAATCGTTGTCTATCAATAGTCTTTATAACTGGTGACAGTAATGAACCACTGTTTTAATCCCTTCCATGTGCCATTTTTAAAGGTTTTAGTTTGAATGGTAAATCCATATAGGCTTTAACATAAGATTGTATTTAAGAAATAGCACACCATTAAGAGACTATTGtgtaaatgatatttttgaaaaagaggtTTCTAGCAGGTGTACAGAATTTGTTAAACTAAAACAGGAACCATTTATTgtccaatggtatggcattctGTGCTCAACTAcatattttattgggtttgtTCATTAAGCATGTACATGTATAGTACTATAAATCTTGCCTATTGTGAGGATGTCAATGAAAATAGTATAAGGCATGTTGGAATTGCAGGGAAACAAACCGAAGggaaaattatgatattatagCCATTGTACCTATAGCCATTGTACCAGTAGCTGAAACAATGATTTGATAGGCACATTTGTATGAGAATGcacatagttttctttctttgctaTGTGTTTGGCCTTGTTCCTTTGTTCATGTTAAATGGATGTAAATTATTTTGCCTATTATGTTATGTGCTGTGCCTTTTTATTTCATTGCATCGACTTCAATTTATTCACACTTTTCCATTACCTTTTTTCTACAGTGCATC
This genomic interval from Carya illinoinensis cultivar Pawnee chromosome 10, C.illinoinensisPawnee_v1, whole genome shotgun sequence contains the following:
- the LOC122279792 gene encoding uncharacterized protein LOC122279792 — encoded protein: MNGTTFHTKQREEHRLTQNSGVLVPGDHQGRPIDFYEVVMDIIELNYLGWHHVYLFKCDWFDVCDMRRGVHVGNHFTSLDSTRKCYKDDPFVLACQASQVFYLKDTSLGRNWLVVQKVTSRNVYDIPSTTVGDDDDDELPKDEAYQDEEYSPPAHFVHQDDTCVDMPLHRLDIDPIVLDETVMLHHPDPRVDEDEFLSNESPSDESGSYCDNTSESSEEDGDDDHETDSND